In one Candidatus Planktophila vernalis genomic region, the following are encoded:
- a CDS encoding sensor histidine kinase, whose amino-acid sequence MKIRTRQLISTALVTSVLSILIGGFAVVSTYRSEIAMIDKRLNQVESDIRVNPMDAVSIALLSIEQNNLDLTLGFATPSGEVTVLRQSVGTPLEGPDLRVRTIPIPEGDKLIVVGSLVDINRSLDINLWRLLIFIILANILASIATSLLSRSGALAQERAQRQKMQEFIGDAAHELRTPMTVVKGYAELLKGKQLDPERESAAFERLNSELKRMDFLIGDLLMLAQLGEEGNIEFESIDIAQLVRESVSDFKEIAPTHPVTTQIDESAVLVGSEKYLQRFIQNALTNIRLHTPASTSVRVSVKAEKQITIIIEDSGPGLPPESYGEKIRGLKRFDRSRSRDTGGTGLGMSIMNAVIERHKGTFTLRKSELGGLAIEVHLPRT is encoded by the coding sequence ATGAAAATAAGAACTCGGCAACTTATCTCAACTGCTCTTGTGACTTCGGTCCTCTCAATTCTTATTGGTGGCTTTGCTGTTGTGAGCACATATCGCAGTGAGATTGCCATGATTGATAAACGTCTCAATCAAGTTGAAAGTGATATTCGAGTAAATCCGATGGATGCAGTCAGCATCGCCCTGCTCAGTATCGAGCAAAATAATCTTGACTTAACTTTAGGTTTTGCAACTCCAAGTGGTGAAGTAACTGTTTTACGTCAATCTGTTGGCACACCATTAGAGGGACCAGATCTTCGAGTTCGAACTATTCCAATCCCTGAAGGGGATAAGTTAATAGTCGTTGGATCATTAGTGGATATCAATCGATCACTCGATATCAATCTCTGGCGACTTCTCATTTTCATCATTCTTGCAAACATCCTGGCATCAATTGCAACATCACTGTTATCTCGTTCTGGGGCCTTGGCACAAGAGCGGGCGCAAAGGCAGAAGATGCAAGAGTTCATAGGTGATGCTGCCCATGAACTGCGCACGCCAATGACTGTCGTGAAGGGATATGCCGAACTTCTCAAAGGCAAGCAGTTAGATCCAGAGCGAGAGAGTGCAGCATTTGAGCGACTCAACAGCGAGCTAAAGCGAATGGATTTCCTCATTGGTGATTTATTGATGTTGGCCCAGCTGGGAGAAGAAGGAAACATTGAGTTCGAGAGTATTGATATTGCCCAGTTAGTACGTGAGAGCGTCTCTGACTTTAAAGAAATAGCACCCACTCATCCAGTTACCACTCAGATTGATGAGAGTGCCGTATTAGTTGGTTCTGAAAAGTATTTACAGCGCTTTATCCAAAACGCTCTCACCAATATTCGCTTACACACACCCGCAAGCACCTCAGTACGAGTAAGTGTTAAGGCCGAAAAGCAGATCACAATCATTATTGAAGACAGTGGTCCGGGCTTACCACCTGAATCCTATGGAGAGAAAATCCGAGGCTTAAAGCGCTTTGATAGATCTCGCTCCCGAGATACTGGCGGCACGGGACTGGGTATGAGCATCATGAATGCAGTTATTGAAAGACATAAGGGGACATTTACTCTTCGCAAGAGCGAACTCGGTGGCTTGGCAATTGAAGTTCACCTGCCTCGCACTTAG
- a CDS encoding response regulator transcription factor, which translates to MAQLIMIVDDEPGVRALLNDTLRIAGFETVEATDGMSALTLLRTHKPDLLVIDINMPLMDGFELVERLRSTNDLTPVLMLTAREDKADITRGLKIGADDYVVKPFGIEELILRIKAILRRSAKNVDTPALLSCGPISIDDDQHLVSFNGEEIDLSPTEYRLLQILIEKKGRVLSKNLLLDEVWGITFESESTVVDTYISYLRKKLHRDGFEGIKTVRGVGFQIQEPK; encoded by the coding sequence ATGGCACAGTTAATTATGATCGTTGATGATGAGCCGGGGGTCCGAGCACTCCTTAATGACACCTTGCGCATTGCCGGCTTTGAGACCGTCGAAGCCACAGATGGAATGTCTGCGTTAACGCTTTTGCGCACTCACAAGCCAGATCTCTTAGTTATTGACATCAATATGCCGTTAATGGATGGATTTGAATTAGTTGAGCGCTTGCGAAGCACCAATGATTTAACCCCAGTCCTTATGCTCACGGCGCGGGAAGATAAAGCCGACATCACGCGGGGACTAAAAATTGGTGCCGATGATTATGTTGTTAAGCCATTTGGAATTGAAGAGTTGATTCTGCGCATTAAAGCGATTCTGCGCCGCTCAGCTAAAAATGTTGATACTCCTGCTCTACTCTCATGTGGACCAATCTCAATCGATGACGATCAGCATTTAGTGAGCTTTAATGGTGAAGAAATAGACCTTTCACCGACCGAGTACCGCTTATTACAGATATTGATAGAGAAAAAGGGCAGAGTGCTCAGCAAGAATCTCTTGCTGGATGAAGTCTGGGGAATCACTTTCGAATCCGAAAGCACGGTTGTGGATACCTATATTTCATACCTTCGCAAGAAACTGCACCGAGATGGCTTTGAAGGTATTAAGACGGTTCGCGGCGTGGGATTTCAAATCCAGGAGCCTAAATAG
- a CDS encoding glycoside hydrolase family 13 protein → MKSAPWWKEATIYQIYPRSFFDSNGDGEGDLPGVTSQLDYVKSLGVDAIWLSPFYTSPNKDGGYDVANPRDVDPRFGNLEDAKELIAQAHKRNLRVIADIVPNHFSDQHEWFQAALKAGRGSKERERFHFYDANEDGTPPNNWISLFGGPSWTQVADGQFYLHLFDSSQPDLNWENPEVNADFEKTLRFWIDLGVDGFRIDVAHGLIKEDVLTNHSDPQGLSNALRLDVAMDSEVRNALLLTVPYFDRQGVHEIYRKWRKLFDSYVGREIMAVAEAWVHPPVNATRYVRADELHQVFNFDLLTAEFDSKVLFDVVERSISLNATVNALPTWALSNHDSPRVASRIGEEQARALALFVFGLPGSAYVFAGQELGLPDGQLQDSDRQDPTFLRTNGQIKGRDGARVPLPWSGNTTPFGFSTGKPWLPISQCWRDLTVESELADPKSSLHLYRNALELRKEFLVGAGGIAWLESSQHGAKNDSLLSYSRGSITVVMNLSDSAKECDASGKLIIVSGGTVDARDGKKVIPARSTAWFLA, encoded by the coding sequence ATGAAATCTGCACCGTGGTGGAAAGAAGCCACGATTTATCAGATCTACCCACGCTCATTCTTTGATAGTAATGGCGATGGCGAGGGAGATCTGCCTGGAGTTACTAGCCAACTGGACTATGTGAAGAGCTTGGGTGTGGATGCAATTTGGTTGAGCCCTTTCTATACATCCCCTAACAAAGATGGTGGTTATGACGTTGCTAATCCCCGCGATGTTGACCCTCGATTTGGAAATCTTGAAGATGCGAAAGAGTTAATAGCACAAGCTCATAAGCGCAATTTGCGAGTAATTGCAGATATTGTTCCCAATCATTTCTCCGACCAACATGAATGGTTCCAAGCAGCATTGAAAGCTGGTCGAGGTTCGAAAGAGCGTGAGCGATTCCATTTCTATGATGCAAATGAAGATGGAACTCCCCCCAACAACTGGATCTCACTCTTTGGTGGTCCATCCTGGACCCAAGTGGCAGATGGTCAGTTCTACTTACATCTCTTTGATTCTTCTCAACCAGATTTGAATTGGGAGAATCCTGAAGTAAATGCTGACTTTGAAAAGACTCTGCGTTTTTGGATTGATTTAGGCGTAGATGGATTCAGAATTGATGTGGCCCATGGGTTGATAAAAGAAGACGTATTGACGAATCACTCTGATCCGCAAGGGTTGAGTAACGCATTGCGCCTTGATGTGGCAATGGATTCTGAAGTACGCAACGCACTCTTGCTTACAGTGCCATATTTTGATCGCCAAGGCGTGCATGAGATTTATAGAAAATGGCGCAAACTATTTGACTCATATGTAGGCCGCGAGATCATGGCAGTTGCAGAGGCTTGGGTTCATCCACCAGTAAATGCAACACGTTATGTCCGAGCAGATGAACTCCATCAAGTCTTTAACTTCGATTTACTCACAGCTGAATTTGATTCAAAGGTTCTATTTGATGTTGTAGAGAGATCTATTTCTCTTAATGCCACGGTCAATGCCCTGCCCACATGGGCTTTAAGCAATCATGACTCACCACGTGTTGCTAGCCGTATTGGTGAAGAACAAGCACGCGCACTTGCATTATTTGTTTTTGGTCTGCCTGGCTCTGCCTATGTTTTTGCTGGCCAAGAACTGGGATTACCTGATGGGCAATTACAGGATTCAGATAGACAAGACCCAACATTTCTTAGAACCAATGGGCAGATTAAAGGTAGAGATGGTGCACGTGTGCCATTGCCATGGAGCGGAAACACAACTCCGTTTGGATTTAGTACTGGAAAACCATGGCTCCCAATTTCACAGTGTTGGAGGGATCTAACAGTTGAGAGTGAGCTGGCTGATCCAAAGAGTTCACTTCATTTGTATAGAAATGCCTTAGAGCTGCGTAAAGAGTTCTTAGTTGGAGCAGGTGGAATTGCTTGGCTTGAATCCTCCCAACACGGTGCTAAAAACGATTCTTTGCTCTCATATTCCAGAGGATCTATCACAGTGGTCATGAATCTTTCAGATTCTGCCAAAGAGTGTGATGCATCCGGCAAACTGATAATCGTCAGCGGGGGCACAGTTGATGCTCGAGATGGAAAAAAGGTAATTCCAGCACGTTCAACAGCTTGGTTCTTGGCTTAA
- the hpf gene encoding ribosome hibernation-promoting factor, HPF/YfiA family, which yields MKIQIHARNAELAEDFRDIAEEKLNSMERFGVVIDRVEVEILHESNPRLGKHSHRVILTSHGSGPLLRAEASEFNDLAAFDAAMKSFDIQIRKIHEKSKDYNRETLRGKEVI from the coding sequence ATGAAGATACAAATTCATGCACGTAATGCCGAACTTGCCGAAGACTTTAGAGATATCGCAGAAGAGAAATTAAATTCCATGGAGCGCTTTGGTGTGGTCATTGACCGCGTTGAAGTAGAGATACTTCATGAATCCAATCCACGCTTAGGTAAGCACTCACACCGAGTGATACTGACTTCTCATGGTTCAGGGCCGCTGCTTCGAGCAGAGGCAAGTGAATTCAATGATCTTGCCGCGTTTGATGCTGCAATGAAGAGCTTTGATATTCAAATCCGTAAGATTCATGAAAAAAGTAAAGATTACAATCGAGAAACATTAAGAGGCAAAGAAGTAATTTAG
- a CDS encoding trans-sulfuration enzyme family protein, giving the protein MSKKIETSAITAGRPAVTPDAPLNPSIDLTSTFHSGGPIGYGRYGNQTWTSLEDAISELEGGQTLTFSSGMAAISAVFSILPMGAPIVASNQGYSGVMSLLNSFHTSGRLEVRFVDVVNTQEVIDAMKGAALVWLESPTNPCLDVADLPALITAAKKLGIGVAVDNTFATPLVQNPLAMGADIAMHSVTKFLSGHSDVLMGSLSISDPALFKRLHDSRSFNGSIPGPFEAWLALRGLRTFPLRFNKSQESAKELVKRLTSHPKISRVRYPGFGAIVSFEVDGTAEQTQKVCESSTMIAHATSLGGVESLWERRRRWPIESPTVPEQLIRLSVGCEHVDDIWDDITRALNAI; this is encoded by the coding sequence ATGAGCAAAAAGATTGAAACCAGCGCAATTACTGCAGGACGTCCAGCAGTCACACCAGATGCACCACTGAATCCTTCAATTGATTTAACATCAACTTTTCACTCTGGTGGCCCTATTGGTTATGGCCGTTATGGAAACCAAACATGGACATCGTTAGAGGATGCAATTAGTGAGTTAGAGGGTGGACAAACTCTTACGTTTTCTTCTGGCATGGCAGCAATTAGTGCGGTCTTTTCAATTCTTCCAATGGGTGCACCAATCGTGGCTTCAAATCAAGGCTATAGCGGTGTGATGAGTTTGCTGAATTCTTTTCACACAAGTGGTCGCCTAGAAGTTAGATTCGTAGATGTGGTCAATACTCAAGAAGTAATTGATGCAATGAAGGGCGCAGCTCTGGTTTGGTTAGAGTCACCAACAAATCCATGTTTAGATGTGGCTGATCTTCCTGCCTTGATTACCGCCGCTAAGAAATTAGGAATAGGTGTTGCTGTAGATAACACCTTCGCAACTCCACTTGTGCAAAATCCTTTGGCGATGGGCGCTGACATTGCTATGCACTCTGTTACTAAGTTCTTATCTGGCCATAGTGATGTTTTGATGGGATCACTCTCAATTAGTGATCCTGCTCTATTTAAGCGTCTGCATGATTCACGTAGTTTTAATGGCTCTATCCCAGGTCCATTTGAAGCTTGGCTTGCACTGCGTGGATTGCGCACATTCCCGCTGCGCTTTAATAAGTCACAAGAGAGTGCCAAGGAGTTAGTAAAACGACTCACGAGTCATCCAAAAATCTCACGTGTTCGCTATCCAGGTTTTGGTGCCATTGTTTCTTTTGAAGTTGATGGAACTGCAGAACAAACCCAAAAAGTCTGTGAATCATCAACAATGATTGCCCATGCCACATCTTTGGGTGGAGTTGAGTCACTATGGGAGCGCAGACGCCGCTGGCCAATTGAATCTCCAACTGTTCCAGAGCAGCTCATTCGCCTATCAGTGGGCTGTGAGCACGTTGATGACATTTGGGACGACATAACTAGGGCCCTGAACGCTATCTAG